The following proteins are encoded in a genomic region of Primulina huaijiensis isolate GDHJ02 chromosome 3, ASM1229523v2, whole genome shotgun sequence:
- the LOC140973738 gene encoding rab GTPase-activating protein 22-like isoform X1: MKALRRCQTSSSEKSSPRSSSPNSSSLPWIHLRSVLFLVASSSPTNCSSSAPPNRGHLKSPWSRRKRKHILSFQQWMTFFTPEGKLRDGGAKLLKKVRSGGIDLSIRAEVWPFLLGVYDLTSSKEERDVIRTRKREEYENLRRISRRLRIHNKEDFNSHGTEEISNGDGGSPTDGMDSFSSEDVVSARESLSSEDRFPFNEDSELTAGIKVNGYASSKRTTYSNMVSDSESLDSNSSEDPEVSQAFNFIEIEEENANDIPSKEDLSPYNVEVQSKPRISEDFVTWQRIIRLDAIRANEEWIDYSLVQARVTSAKARRSAEIVGLKDYDHLDPCRILHASRLVAILEVYALYDPEIGYCQGMSDLLSPIISVIREDHMAFWCFVAFMKKARHNFRLDEVGIRRQLNVVSKIIKYKDSHLYRHLEKVQAEDCFFVYRMVLVLFRRELTFEQTLCLWEVIWADQAAIRAGIGKSAWSRIRQQAPPTEDLLLYAIAASVLQRRKKIIEKYSSMDEILRECNAMAGHLDVWKLLDSAHDLVVTLHDKIETSL, encoded by the exons ATGAAAGCTCTTAGACGATGTCAGACTTCCTCATCGGAAAAATCGTCGCCACGGTCATCATCCCCAAATTCGTCATCGTTGCCGTGGATCCATTTGAGATCGGTTCTGTTCTTGGTAGCCTCCTCATCACCAACTAATTGCTCTTCATCAGCTCCTCCTAATCG TGGTCATCTCAAATCCCCATGGTCTCGAAGAAAGAGAAAGCACATACTATCATTTCAGCAATGGATGACTTTCTTCACGCCAGAGGGAAAACTTCGTGACGGTGGCGCTaagcttttgaagaaagttcgcaGTGGG GGTATTGATTTGAGTATTCGTGCAGAGGTTTGGCCATTTCTTCTTGGAGT TTATGATCTAACCAGCTCCAAAGAAGAAAGAGATGTTATTAGAACTCGGAAAAG AGAAGAATATGAGAATTTACGAAGAATATCTCGCCGACTTCGTATACATAATAAAGAAGATTTTAATTCACATGGAACTGAGGAGATTAGTAATGGAGATGGTGGAAGCCCAACTGATGGCATGGATTCTTTCAGCTCAGAAGATGTCGTGAGTGCTCGAGAGTCCCTTTCTAGCGAGGATAGGTTCCCATTTAATGAGGATTCAGAACTGACTGCTGGAATAAAGGTCAATGGTTATGCTAGTTCCAAACGAACCACGTATTCAAATATGGTCTCAGACTCTGAATCCTTGGATTCCAACTCATCTGAGGACCCTGAGGTAAGTCAAGCTTTCAACTTCATTGAAATCGAAGAGGAGAATGCTAACGACATTCCCTCGAAGGAGGATTTGTCTCCCTATAACGTGGAAGTTCAATCAAAACCTCGCATTTCAGAAGATTTTGTCACGTGGCAGCGAATTATCCGCCTTGATGCCATTCGAGCAAATGAAGAATGGATAGATTACTCCCTAGTTCAAGCTAGGGTAACCAGTGCCAAAGCCAGACGGTCTGCTGAAATTGTGGGATTGAAGGATTATGATCACCTCGATCCTTGCAGGATCTTACATGCTTCCCGTTTAGTTGCCattcttgaagtttatgcacTTTACGACCCTGAAATTGGATATTGCCAAGGAATGAGCGATCTGCTCTCTCCCATAATATCTGTGATCAGGGAAGACCACATGGCTTTCTGGTGTTTTGTGGCTTTCATGAAAAAGGCGCGTCACAACTTCAGGCTGGATGAAGTAGGAATCAGAAGACAGCTGAACGTTGTatctaaaataatcaaatacaaGGATTCACATCTTTACAGGCACTTGGAAAAAGTCCAGGCCGAGGATTGCTTTTTCGTGTACAGAATGGTGTTAGTACTCTTTAGAAGGGAACTAACCTTTGAGCAAACTTTATGCCTTTGGGAGGTCATATGGGCCGATCAAGCTGCGATCAGGGCTGGAATAGGCAAATCAGCGTGGAGCAGAATAAGGCAACAAGCCCCTCCAACCGAGGATTTGTTGCTTTATGCGATAGCTGCCTCTGTCTTGCAAAGGAGGAAAAAAATCATAGAAAAGTATAGCAGCATGGATGAGATTTTAAGGGAGTGCAACGCCATGGCTGGGCATCTCGACGTATGGAAGCTGCTCGATAGCGCTCATGACTTGGTAGTGACACTCCATGACAAAATTGAAACTTCTTTATGA
- the LOC140973738 gene encoding rab GTPase-activating protein 22-like isoform X2 yields the protein MAIKAAFVLACPASTCLPSNSSGHLKSPWSRRKRKHILSFQQWMTFFTPEGKLRDGGAKLLKKVRSGGIDLSIRAEVWPFLLGVYDLTSSKEERDVIRTRKREEYENLRRISRRLRIHNKEDFNSHGTEEISNGDGGSPTDGMDSFSSEDVVSARESLSSEDRFPFNEDSELTAGIKVNGYASSKRTTYSNMVSDSESLDSNSSEDPEVSQAFNFIEIEEENANDIPSKEDLSPYNVEVQSKPRISEDFVTWQRIIRLDAIRANEEWIDYSLVQARVTSAKARRSAEIVGLKDYDHLDPCRILHASRLVAILEVYALYDPEIGYCQGMSDLLSPIISVIREDHMAFWCFVAFMKKARHNFRLDEVGIRRQLNVVSKIIKYKDSHLYRHLEKVQAEDCFFVYRMVLVLFRRELTFEQTLCLWEVIWADQAAIRAGIGKSAWSRIRQQAPPTEDLLLYAIAASVLQRRKKIIEKYSSMDEILRECNAMAGHLDVWKLLDSAHDLVVTLHDKIETSL from the exons ATGGCCATCAAGGCTGCCTTTGTTTTGGCATGCCCCGCCTCAACCTGCTTGCCATCCAACTCTAG TGGTCATCTCAAATCCCCATGGTCTCGAAGAAAGAGAAAGCACATACTATCATTTCAGCAATGGATGACTTTCTTCACGCCAGAGGGAAAACTTCGTGACGGTGGCGCTaagcttttgaagaaagttcgcaGTGGG GGTATTGATTTGAGTATTCGTGCAGAGGTTTGGCCATTTCTTCTTGGAGT TTATGATCTAACCAGCTCCAAAGAAGAAAGAGATGTTATTAGAACTCGGAAAAG AGAAGAATATGAGAATTTACGAAGAATATCTCGCCGACTTCGTATACATAATAAAGAAGATTTTAATTCACATGGAACTGAGGAGATTAGTAATGGAGATGGTGGAAGCCCAACTGATGGCATGGATTCTTTCAGCTCAGAAGATGTCGTGAGTGCTCGAGAGTCCCTTTCTAGCGAGGATAGGTTCCCATTTAATGAGGATTCAGAACTGACTGCTGGAATAAAGGTCAATGGTTATGCTAGTTCCAAACGAACCACGTATTCAAATATGGTCTCAGACTCTGAATCCTTGGATTCCAACTCATCTGAGGACCCTGAGGTAAGTCAAGCTTTCAACTTCATTGAAATCGAAGAGGAGAATGCTAACGACATTCCCTCGAAGGAGGATTTGTCTCCCTATAACGTGGAAGTTCAATCAAAACCTCGCATTTCAGAAGATTTTGTCACGTGGCAGCGAATTATCCGCCTTGATGCCATTCGAGCAAATGAAGAATGGATAGATTACTCCCTAGTTCAAGCTAGGGTAACCAGTGCCAAAGCCAGACGGTCTGCTGAAATTGTGGGATTGAAGGATTATGATCACCTCGATCCTTGCAGGATCTTACATGCTTCCCGTTTAGTTGCCattcttgaagtttatgcacTTTACGACCCTGAAATTGGATATTGCCAAGGAATGAGCGATCTGCTCTCTCCCATAATATCTGTGATCAGGGAAGACCACATGGCTTTCTGGTGTTTTGTGGCTTTCATGAAAAAGGCGCGTCACAACTTCAGGCTGGATGAAGTAGGAATCAGAAGACAGCTGAACGTTGTatctaaaataatcaaatacaaGGATTCACATCTTTACAGGCACTTGGAAAAAGTCCAGGCCGAGGATTGCTTTTTCGTGTACAGAATGGTGTTAGTACTCTTTAGAAGGGAACTAACCTTTGAGCAAACTTTATGCCTTTGGGAGGTCATATGGGCCGATCAAGCTGCGATCAGGGCTGGAATAGGCAAATCAGCGTGGAGCAGAATAAGGCAACAAGCCCCTCCAACCGAGGATTTGTTGCTTTATGCGATAGCTGCCTCTGTCTTGCAAAGGAGGAAAAAAATCATAGAAAAGTATAGCAGCATGGATGAGATTTTAAGGGAGTGCAACGCCATGGCTGGGCATCTCGACGTATGGAAGCTGCTCGATAGCGCTCATGACTTGGTAGTGACACTCCATGACAAAATTGAAACTTCTTTATGA